The window CAGCAGGATTATCCAAAGGAATGGTTTGATCAGCTCCGGACAAATAATGAATAACCCAACCCTTTCCTAAAGGAAGTAAATTATCAGGCGTAAGCTCTCCTGTTGTGTCTATATAGTCATAACCGGGAGTGGGGATAGGATTGTTATTTTCGTCCAAAATTCTAAAAGCATAACCTGTTATGATACCGTCAGGATCTGTAGCGTGCCAGTAAATTCGTTGCTGGAAACTATAAACTAATGTAGTGTCGTAACCAGCTGTAACATAAGTGCTGTCCCAACCTTCGTAAGATGTTATTTTAATTGTCGGTGGTTGATTAGCAAATCGGTTTCCGGATTTACCGCAACCCGATACCAACAGTAAAGTGCATATAGTTAACATAATGATAGATAAGAGTTTTATCCTCTTTACTCGCATTATTCCTCCCAAACTTCATATTTAGTATGGTTCATTATTTTTCCTTAAAAATCAAGTCAAGATATTCGTCAATAGTTTTGTGTATATTTCTTTGTTCAAGGCATGCCTTAACCAAATTTAAAAATAAAACTGAAGTAGTAATTACGCCAATTCCCCCTGGGACAGGAGTTATGCCTAATGCCTTATCCAGGCATAAGTTATAATCAACATCTCCAACATAAGCAAGTGCGCCGTTGGGAGATATTATTTCATTAATACCTACATCCAAGATAACTACATTTTCTTTTATCATCGAAGGAGTTACAAAATTTTCCTTCCCAATGGCTGAAATGAGGATATCTGCATTATGGACAATATCGCTAAGGTTATCTGTTTTACTGTGACACACGGTTACCGTAGCATTTGCAAAGGGTTTTTTCCACAGTAAAATATTTGCCAAGGGTTTTCCCACTACATTACTGCGTCCTAAAATCACTGTATTTTTACCTTGCGGTTTTATTCCATAATAGAGCATACAAAAAAGCACCGCAGCTGGCGTGCAAGGTAAAAAACCATCTTCTTCACTGATAATTTTACCCAGATTAAGAGGATGTAAACAATCCAGATCTTTATCCGGATGGAGGGCAAAATTTATGGTGCTGTCCTTGAGATGCGAGGGCAGTGGTTTTTGTAGCATTATACCGTGAATTTCGGAATCATTATTAGCGGAACTCAAAATAGCCAACAACTCATTTTCCGTAATATTAGCGGGCAAATTTTGCAGTGTGCAGTTGCAGCCAAGCTTTTTACCACTATTGATGATACTTTGCACATAATAGCTGGAAGCAGGATCACTGCCTACTTGAATTAGTTGCATATTTGGCTGTAATTCATAATGAGCGATTAGTTCTCGGCATACTTGGTTAATTAGTTTGGCAACCGGTTTTCCGGTTAATACTTTTTCCATATATTTTTACTCTAAAGTTCTTCTCACGCGGGTTATCTTTGTTGCCAAGCCGGTTTCTGAATTGATTTCCAGAACAACGGCATTTACCTGTAAACCACTATCGGAAGATTCATAACGGATGGGAATGGAGGTTCTGAATTTATCAACAATAATTTCTTTTTTAACTCCGATTACGCTATCATGAGAGCCAGTCATACCTACATCGGTTATATATGCTGTCCCTGCCGGTAAAATTTCTTCATCGGCTGTTTGAATATGGGTATGAGTTCCTAAAACAGCGCTTAATTTGCCATCCGCAAACCAACCCATGGCTCTTTTTTCACTGGTCGTTTCAGTATGAAAATCCAGGATAACGGGGAATGGTAATGTATAAACGCCTTTCTGTTCACCATCTTCATTATAATTGGTTTTTATGAATTTATCCAATGCATTGAAAGGATTATCACAAGGAGGCATAAGTAACTGACCACAAAGGCAGATTATACCTAATCGTAGATTACCTTTAACCAAGATCAGAAAAGGATTGCCCGGAGCATACTCAGGATAGTTCAAAGGTTTTACTATTCTATTTTGACTGCGGATATATTCAATGGCTTCGTTTCTATCCCAAAGATGATTACCTCCCGTAACGGCATCAATTCCGTAACTGAAAAGCTGGGAAAGTGTTTTTTCCGTAACTCCTTTTCCATCGGCTATATTCTCACCATTGGCAATGATAAAATCGGGGTTAAATTCTTCTTTGAGAGTAGGAAGAGCCAGCTGAACGGTCTGGCGACCGGCTTTTCCATATACATCACCAAAGAATAGAACTTTCATTATTTCGCCATAGCCATTTGTCTGGTTTCTCTGATCACCGTAACTTTAATCTGACCAGGATATTGAACTTCTTTTTCTATATTGGCGGCAATTTCAGTAGCCAAGAGGGTTGTTTGATTTTCATCTACCAAAGAGGGCTCAACAATTATGCGTAATTCTCTGCCTGCCTGTATGGCATAGCATTTGCTGACGCCTTCAACATTATTTGCTATTTCTTCCAGCTTGGCTAATCGCTGCATATAGGTCTCCAACATTTCTCTGCGAGCACCCGGTCTGGCACCTGAAATTGCATCCGAAGCTTGAGTTAAAGCAGCATAAACTGATATGGGTTCAACTTCTTCATGGTGTGCCTCTATAGCGTTTACGATTATTTTTCCCTCTCCGTTTTTGCGGGCTAAATTGGCTCCGATGATTGCATGGGAGCCGTCAAATTCATGGTCTATGGCTTTTCCGATATCATGTAATAGACCTGCCCTACGCGCAAGTTCTTGATCCAAACCAAGTTCAACTGCAAGAATTCCACATATCCAGGCGGATTCTATGGAATGTTGCAATACATTTTGTCCATAGCTGGTGCGATAATGTAAACGTCCCAGAACCTTAATCAGGTTTGGTGATATATTGTGGATGTTAGTTTCCAACACTGCTTTTTCACCTATTTTTATTAGGTTTTCTTCCATTTCTTTTGTAGTTTTGGCAACTACTTCTTCAATGCGTCCAGGATGGATTCTGCCATCGGCAATCAGTTTTTCCAAAGACAATCTGGCAATTTCTCTTCGGACAGGATCAAAGCAGCTAAGAACTACGGCTTCGGGAGTATCGTCAATAATTAAATCTACCCCTGAGACCTTTTCAAAAGTTCGGATATTTCTGCCTTCGCGTCCAATTATGCGTCCTTTCATTTCATCTGATGGCAGGGAAACTACTGAGACAGTGGTTTCTGAAACATAATCCACAGCCATTCTTTGGATGGCAGTGGAAAGAATTTCCGCAGCTTTTTTTCCTGCGTCAAGTTTCAATTGCTCAATAGTGAGACGAGCATCATTAGCTGCTACCTGTCTTGCTTGTGAAATCAATTCTTCTCGCAAACGGGCAATTGCTTCTTCGCGTGAAAGTCCCGCAATTTCAGCCAATTTGGTTTTTTGTTGAGCGATGATTGCCTCAAATTCGTTCTTTTTGTTCAGTATTTCTTCTTCTTTGGCTTTCAATTTCTTTTCTTGTTCTGTGAGGTTGTTTTCTTTTTTATCGAGTGAATCAAGGCGTTTATCCAAGCTACTTAAGCGTTCGTTATATTTTTTCTCTTGGATGCGCAGTTCTTTTTGGCGTTCCTTAATTTCGTCATCAAGGATGCGTTTTTGTTTAAACCATTCTTCCCGAGCTTCCAGCAGAGCGGCTTTTTTAGCGTTTTCCGCTTCAATTTTAGCATTTCTTTCCAGTTCTTCGGCTATTTTAGTTGATCGGGAGATCAGTTTAAAAGTAGTGTTACGCTTAACTAAATAAA of the Candidatus Cloacimonas sp. genome contains:
- a CDS encoding TIGR00282 family metallophosphoesterase, whose amino-acid sequence is MKVLFFGDVYGKAGRQTVQLALPTLKEEFNPDFIIANGENIADGKGVTEKTLSQLFSYGIDAVTGGNHLWDRNEAIEYIRSQNRIVKPLNYPEYAPGNPFLILVKGNLRLGIICLCGQLLMPPCDNPFNALDKFIKTNYNEDGEQKGVYTLPFPVILDFHTETTSEKRAMGWFADGKLSAVLGTHTHIQTADEEILPAGTAYITDVGMTGSHDSVIGVKKEIIVDKFRTSIPIRYESSDSGLQVNAVVLEINSETGLATKITRVRRTLE
- the rny gene encoding ribonuclease Y — its product is MTIDPIIALIIGVAIGFAIALIIYLVKRNTTFKLISRSTKIAEELERNAKIEAENAKKAALLEAREEWFKQKRILDDEIKERQKELRIQEKKYNERLSSLDKRLDSLDKKENNLTEQEKKLKAKEEEILNKKNEFEAIIAQQKTKLAEIAGLSREEAIARLREELISQARQVAANDARLTIEQLKLDAGKKAAEILSTAIQRMAVDYVSETTVSVVSLPSDEMKGRIIGREGRNIRTFEKVSGVDLIIDDTPEAVVLSCFDPVRREIARLSLEKLIADGRIHPGRIEEVVAKTTKEMEENLIKIGEKAVLETNIHNISPNLIKVLGRLHYRTSYGQNVLQHSIESAWICGILAVELGLDQELARRAGLLHDIGKAIDHEFDGSHAIIGANLARKNGEGKIIVNAIEAHHEEVEPISVYAALTQASDAISGARPGARREMLETYMQRLAKLEEIANNVEGVSKCYAIQAGRELRIIVEPSLVDENQTTLLATEIAANIEKEVQYPGQIKVTVIRETRQMAMAK
- a CDS encoding bifunctional 5,10-methylenetetrahydrofolate dehydrogenase/5,10-methenyltetrahydrofolate cyclohydrolase, encoding MEKVLTGKPVAKLINQVCRELIAHYELQPNMQLIQVGSDPASSYYVQSIINSGKKLGCNCTLQNLPANITENELLAILSSANNDSEIHGIMLQKPLPSHLKDSTINFALHPDKDLDCLHPLNLGKIISEEDGFLPCTPAAVLFCMLYYGIKPQGKNTVILGRSNVVGKPLANILLWKKPFANATVTVCHSKTDNLSDIVHNADILISAIGKENFVTPSMIKENVVILDVGINEIISPNGALAYVGDVDYNLCLDKALGITPVPGGIGVITTSVLFLNLVKACLEQRNIHKTIDEYLDLIFKEK